A single window of Dermacentor albipictus isolate Rhodes 1998 colony chromosome 1, USDA_Dalb.pri_finalv2, whole genome shotgun sequence DNA harbors:
- the LOC139054671 gene encoding zinc finger protein 609-like isoform X3: MKDPPPGACCASSAVDGQPGGSHQGALTGAAAPSGGGGFDDDYNEWELGIGDLIIDLDADIEKSNDPMASSSAAASPPVEHQATVDKGLKMKIKRKNLAKHEIVKAQDTGASPPPLAPLPSTKHSSSSVSSTSSSSSSSKSSGRSGSHKKKRIENGASPPRLQCSLGAPLPPPPPSLSPPPAPTVPPSSQAPPTTSAVPPAPVEQMAANGVPSSPPEESSSVPAASAAPPAPEEAAAAADATKRVIKVECPGSPAKVVAASTSVERKDSGVLCTSVGTITEPDCLGPCEPGTSVTLEGIVWQETEGGVLVVNVTWRGKTYVGTLLDCTRHDWAPPRFSPVQGKLRNGKGRRFAVPCSPAKNEGRRRSKPPELELSPPDKKRARARSTPTPEAPCSPALILCPEPNCGKKYKHINGLRYHQSHAHGCGDAKGGEEETSDGGEEGSRPPSPDSVPPAEEAPQTPAPVQVPAPAPASAAPAALAALPTTPVSATPSPAPPMPPTSPVSVTVSIPTSQVFSFVPASVPRASTPPRQSVVCGPATPCSPESPHANVAPSSPAKVLTATVETPPLQSDPNRPHKRPHKKSKSRKPEGNGSLVMQDEVGPEGAPPSLTESGPPQEQAPPHLEESVQSPAYSDISDDAAPLLEAAKDKEPPRTSSELYGVYPYFGQPPYLLPGVQAPEAKPVSIAGPGSAVEEDSKTDVSSRDKSTKEAGTSRSQEGKKPDTDFPQFPPYSLCAASPFVQGAPGFSYDPYRVHLVEPPFKEDKGAAASIKEPTVDKAPPPEKAPPPPRPSMTPRRPSPEPPPALTKDLECKEEPKPETKFGPYDSLYERRLFYLPPEQAAPPPAPAEIVPKEVVHPPKSVTHKPPRTPKEHKEKETGGQKPTMETTGPPPPANYAYLHPGYLPSHFTPHMAFEPVYRSLSTPYGASPYLRFHVPPPEVPPQAPGPPVAPPQGPPKALDLLHQVSQHYGNHKIHELQERAAASPSPHMAGERPPKGGPPEKGPPSRSVGSEGSSSVGPPPVVMGGAADLAKGVLGPGPAAMGPQGPGGLPPGVAVPPGGVTGSPSTATDGSSRSPPPQRHLHTHHHTHVGVGYPIYDPYGAMIASQQAAACAVAASSNLHPFVPK, from the exons ATGAAAGACCCTCCCCCGGGGGCCTGCTGTGCGTCGTCGGCGGTGGATGGCCAGCCGGGCGGTAGCCACCAGGGGGCCTTGACCGGGGCGGCGGCGCCCTCTGGCGGCGGCGGCTTCGATGACGACTACAACGAGTGGGAGTTGGGCATCGGGGATCTCATTATCGACCTGGACGCCGACATAGAGAAGAGCAACGACCCCATGGCCTCCTCCTCGGCCGCGGCCTCCCCGCCCGTCGAGCACCAG GCAACCGTGGACAAGGGTCTTAAGATGAAGATCAAGCGGAAGAACCTGGCCAAGCACGAAATAGTAAAGGCGCAAGACACTGGTGCATCCCCACCACCTTTGGCACCACTGCCAAGCACTAAGCACTCATCATCGTCTGTGTCGTccacgtcgtcgtcatcatcatcatccaagaGCAGTGGCCGCAGTGGATCTCACAAGAAGAAGCGCATCGAGAACGGGGCATCTCCCCCACGCCTTCAGTGTTCTCTGGGAGCtccacttcctcctcctcccccctctcTGTCCCCTCCTCCCGCCCCCACTGTTCCTCCATCATCCCAGGCACCCCCCACCACCTCAGCTGTCCCCCCTGCCCCCGTGGAGCAGATGGCTGCCAACGGTGTGCCGTCATCGCCACCGGAAGAAAGCAGCAGCGTGCCTGCTGCCTCAGCGGCCCCCCCGGCACCAGaggaagctgctgctgctgccgatgcgACTAAGCGAGTGATAAAG GTGGAGTGCCCGGGCAGTCCTGCAAAGGTTGTGGCGGCAAGTACCAGTGTAGAGCGGAAGGACAGTGGCGTGCTGTGCACGTCGGTGGGAACCATCACCGAGCCCGATTGTCTAGGGCCCTGTGAGCCTGGAACCAGTGTCACTCTTGAAGGCATTGTCTGGCAGGAGACGGAAGGCG GTGTGCTGGTGGTGAACGTGACATGGCGAGGCAAGACATACGTGGGCACCCTGCTGGACTGCACAAGGCACGACTGGGCCCCTCCACGGTTTT CTCCTGTCCAAGGAAAGCTTCGCAACGGGAAAGGGCGCCGATTTGCAGTCCCCTGCAGTCCAGCCAAGAATGAGGGTCGCCGCCGGAGCAAGCCACCAGAGCTGGAGCTTAGTCCTCCTGACAAGAAGAGGGCTCGTGCACGGAGTACACCCACGCCTGAGGCTCCCTGTTCTCCGGCCCTCATCCTGTGCCCGGAGCCCAACTGCGGCAAGAAGTACAAACACATCAATGGCCTGCGCTACCACCAGAGTCATGCGCATGGGTGTGGGGATGCAAAGGGGGGTGAGGAGGAGACCTCTGATGGTGGAGAAGAAGGCAGCCGGCCCCCCAGTCCTGATTCGGTGCCTCCTGCAGAGGAGGCCCCTCAGACGCCTGCACCGGTGCAGGTACCAGCACCGGCACCGGCatcagcagcaccagcagcactaGCAGCATTGCCGACAACACCAGTGTCGGCGACACCCTCCCCCGCACCCCCCATGCCCCCCACTTCCCCTGTGTCTGTCACTGTCAGCATCCCCACTTCGCAAGTGTTTTCATTTGTGCCAGCGAGTGTGCCACGAGCTTCCACTCCCCCGCGTCAGTCTGTTGTGTGTGGTCCTGCAACCCCGTGTTCTCCCGAGTCACCTCATGCAAATGTGGCACCCTCAAGTCCAGCAAAGGTGCTCACAGCGACTGTGGAGACTCCTCCTCTGCAGTCTGACCCCAACCGACCCCACAAGAGACCTCACAAAAAAAGCAAGAGCCGCAAGCCGGAAGGCAATGGCTCACTGGTTATGCAGGATGAGGTAGGGCCTGAAGGTGCACCACCTTCCCTCACAGAGTCTGGACCCCCACAAGAGCAGGCCCCACCTCACCTGGAGGAGAGTGTTCAGAGTCCAGCATATTCGGACATATCTGATGATGCTGCTCCTCTGTTAGAAGCAGCAAAGGATAAAGAGCCTCCTCGCACATCCTCCGAACTGTATGGTGTGTACCCTTACTTTGGGCAACCCCCATACCTTCTTCCTGGGGTGCAGGCACCTGAGGCAAAGCCTGTGTCCATAGCTGGACCAGGATCTGCAGTTGAAGAAGATTCAAAGACGGATGTCAGCAGTCGGGACAAATCAACCAAGGAAGCTGGCACTTCCCGTTCCCAGGAAGGGAAGAAGCCAGACACAGACTTTCCTCAGTTTCCTCCTTATTCCCTGTGTGCTGCTAGCCCCTTTGTGCAAGGGGCTCCAGGATTTTCTTATGACCCCTACCGTGTACATTTAGTGGAGCCACCCTTCAAGGAAGACAAGGGCGCTGCTGCTTCCATCAAGGAACCAACTGTAGATAAGGCCCCGCCACCCGAGAAAGCTCCCCCTCCTCCAAGACCATCCATGACACCCCGCCGGCCATCTCCTGAGCCACCCCCCGCATTGACCAAGGACCTTGAATGCAAGGAGGAACCCAAGCCGGAGACCAAATTTGGTCCTTATGATTCGCTGTATGAGCGGCGGTTATTCTATCTGCCCCCTGAGCAGGCAGCGCCCCCTCCTGCTCCTGCAGAAATTGTGCCCAAGGAAGTTGTGCATCCTCCTAAGAGTGTGACACACAAACCACCACGCACGCCCAAGGAACATAAGGAGAAGGAAACGGGTGGCCAGAAGCCCACCATGGAGACAACGGGGCCGCCACCGCCAGCTAACTACGCCTACCTGCACCCAGGCTACCTACCGTCGCACTTCACACCACACATGGCCTTTGAGCCGGTGTACCGGAGCCTGTCTACACCCTATGGAGCGTCTCCGTACCTGCGCTTCCATGTCCCTCCCCCTGAGGTACCCCCACAGGCGCCAGGACCACCCGTAGCACCGCCACAGGGACCGCCAAAGGCACTTGACCTTCTGCACCAAGTGTCCCAGCACTATGG CAACCACAAGATACACGAGCTCCAGGAGCGTGCAGCAGCTTCACCATCTCCACATATGGCTGGGGAGCGTCCTCCAAAAGGGGGTCCTCCCGAGAAGGGTCCTCCGTCGCGGAGTGTTGGAAGTGAGGGGTCATCCTCTGTGGGGCCTCCCCCTGTGGTGATGGGGGGTGCTGCCGACCTGGCAAAAGGTGTGCTTGGGCCAGGACCTGCAGCCATGGGTCCACAAGGCCCTGGTGGCCTTCCTCCGGGAGTGGCAGTTCCTCCTGGCGGTGTGACGGGGTCGCCCAGCACTGCCACTGATGGGTCGTCCCGATCACCTCCTCCCCAGAGGCACCTTCACACACACCACCACACCCACGTAGGAGTTGGGTACCCCATTTACGACCCGTATGGAG
- the LOC139054671 gene encoding zinc finger protein 609-like isoform X1, whose translation MKDPPPGACCASSAVDGQPGGSHQGALTGAAAPSGGGGFDDDYNEWELGIGDLIIDLDADIEKSNDPMASSSAAASPPVEHQATVDKGLKMKIKRKNLAKHEIVKAQDTGASPPPLAPLPSTKHSSSSVSSTSSSSSSSKSSGRSGSHKKKRIENGASPPRLQCSLGAPLPPPPPSLSPPPAPTVPPSSQAPPTTSAVPPAPVEQMAANGVPSSPPEESSSVPAASAAPPAPEEAAAAADATKRVIKVECPGSPAKVVAASTSVERKDSGVLCTSVGTITEPDCLGPCEPGTSVTLEGIVWQETEGGVLVVNVTWRGKTYVGTLLDCTRHDWAPPRFCESPTSDLDAKGGLPKGGRPKRARGDAEASARAAPVQGKLRNGKGRRFAVPCSPAKNEGRRRSKPPELELSPPDKKRARARSTPTPEAPCSPALILCPEPNCGKKYKHINGLRYHQSHAHGCGDAKGGEEETSDGGEEGSRPPSPDSVPPAEEAPQTPAPVQVPAPAPASAAPAALAALPTTPVSATPSPAPPMPPTSPVSVTVSIPTSQVFSFVPASVPRASTPPRQSVVCGPATPCSPESPHANVAPSSPAKVLTATVETPPLQSDPNRPHKRPHKKSKSRKPEGNGSLVMQDEVGPEGAPPSLTESGPPQEQAPPHLEESVQSPAYSDISDDAAPLLEAAKDKEPPRTSSELYGVYPYFGQPPYLLPGVQAPEAKPVSIAGPGSAVEEDSKTDVSSRDKSTKEAGTSRSQEGKKPDTDFPQFPPYSLCAASPFVQGAPGFSYDPYRVHLVEPPFKEDKGAAASIKEPTVDKAPPPEKAPPPPRPSMTPRRPSPEPPPALTKDLECKEEPKPETKFGPYDSLYERRLFYLPPEQAAPPPAPAEIVPKEVVHPPKSVTHKPPRTPKEHKEKETGGQKPTMETTGPPPPANYAYLHPGYLPSHFTPHMAFEPVYRSLSTPYGASPYLRFHVPPPEVPPQAPGPPVAPPQGPPKALDLLHQVSQHYGNHKIHELQERAAASPSPHMAGERPPKGGPPEKGPPSRSVGSEGSSSVGPPPVVMGGAADLAKGVLGPGPAAMGPQGPGGLPPGVAVPPGGVTGSPSTATDGSSRSPPPQRHLHTHHHTHVGVGYPIYDPYGAMIASQQAAACAVAASSNLHPFVPK comes from the exons ATGAAAGACCCTCCCCCGGGGGCCTGCTGTGCGTCGTCGGCGGTGGATGGCCAGCCGGGCGGTAGCCACCAGGGGGCCTTGACCGGGGCGGCGGCGCCCTCTGGCGGCGGCGGCTTCGATGACGACTACAACGAGTGGGAGTTGGGCATCGGGGATCTCATTATCGACCTGGACGCCGACATAGAGAAGAGCAACGACCCCATGGCCTCCTCCTCGGCCGCGGCCTCCCCGCCCGTCGAGCACCAG GCAACCGTGGACAAGGGTCTTAAGATGAAGATCAAGCGGAAGAACCTGGCCAAGCACGAAATAGTAAAGGCGCAAGACACTGGTGCATCCCCACCACCTTTGGCACCACTGCCAAGCACTAAGCACTCATCATCGTCTGTGTCGTccacgtcgtcgtcatcatcatcatccaagaGCAGTGGCCGCAGTGGATCTCACAAGAAGAAGCGCATCGAGAACGGGGCATCTCCCCCACGCCTTCAGTGTTCTCTGGGAGCtccacttcctcctcctcccccctctcTGTCCCCTCCTCCCGCCCCCACTGTTCCTCCATCATCCCAGGCACCCCCCACCACCTCAGCTGTCCCCCCTGCCCCCGTGGAGCAGATGGCTGCCAACGGTGTGCCGTCATCGCCACCGGAAGAAAGCAGCAGCGTGCCTGCTGCCTCAGCGGCCCCCCCGGCACCAGaggaagctgctgctgctgccgatgcgACTAAGCGAGTGATAAAG GTGGAGTGCCCGGGCAGTCCTGCAAAGGTTGTGGCGGCAAGTACCAGTGTAGAGCGGAAGGACAGTGGCGTGCTGTGCACGTCGGTGGGAACCATCACCGAGCCCGATTGTCTAGGGCCCTGTGAGCCTGGAACCAGTGTCACTCTTGAAGGCATTGTCTGGCAGGAGACGGAAGGCG GTGTGCTGGTGGTGAACGTGACATGGCGAGGCAAGACATACGTGGGCACCCTGCTGGACTGCACAAGGCACGACTGGGCCCCTCCACGGTTTTGTGAGTCTCCCACTAGCGACTTGGATGCTAAGGGTGGCCTCCCCAAGGGGGGACGTCCAAAGAGGGCTCGGGGTGATGCCGAAGCGTCGGCCCGTGCAGCTCCTGTCCAAGGAAAGCTTCGCAACGGGAAAGGGCGCCGATTTGCAGTCCCCTGCAGTCCAGCCAAGAATGAGGGTCGCCGCCGGAGCAAGCCACCAGAGCTGGAGCTTAGTCCTCCTGACAAGAAGAGGGCTCGTGCACGGAGTACACCCACGCCTGAGGCTCCCTGTTCTCCGGCCCTCATCCTGTGCCCGGAGCCCAACTGCGGCAAGAAGTACAAACACATCAATGGCCTGCGCTACCACCAGAGTCATGCGCATGGGTGTGGGGATGCAAAGGGGGGTGAGGAGGAGACCTCTGATGGTGGAGAAGAAGGCAGCCGGCCCCCCAGTCCTGATTCGGTGCCTCCTGCAGAGGAGGCCCCTCAGACGCCTGCACCGGTGCAGGTACCAGCACCGGCACCGGCatcagcagcaccagcagcactaGCAGCATTGCCGACAACACCAGTGTCGGCGACACCCTCCCCCGCACCCCCCATGCCCCCCACTTCCCCTGTGTCTGTCACTGTCAGCATCCCCACTTCGCAAGTGTTTTCATTTGTGCCAGCGAGTGTGCCACGAGCTTCCACTCCCCCGCGTCAGTCTGTTGTGTGTGGTCCTGCAACCCCGTGTTCTCCCGAGTCACCTCATGCAAATGTGGCACCCTCAAGTCCAGCAAAGGTGCTCACAGCGACTGTGGAGACTCCTCCTCTGCAGTCTGACCCCAACCGACCCCACAAGAGACCTCACAAAAAAAGCAAGAGCCGCAAGCCGGAAGGCAATGGCTCACTGGTTATGCAGGATGAGGTAGGGCCTGAAGGTGCACCACCTTCCCTCACAGAGTCTGGACCCCCACAAGAGCAGGCCCCACCTCACCTGGAGGAGAGTGTTCAGAGTCCAGCATATTCGGACATATCTGATGATGCTGCTCCTCTGTTAGAAGCAGCAAAGGATAAAGAGCCTCCTCGCACATCCTCCGAACTGTATGGTGTGTACCCTTACTTTGGGCAACCCCCATACCTTCTTCCTGGGGTGCAGGCACCTGAGGCAAAGCCTGTGTCCATAGCTGGACCAGGATCTGCAGTTGAAGAAGATTCAAAGACGGATGTCAGCAGTCGGGACAAATCAACCAAGGAAGCTGGCACTTCCCGTTCCCAGGAAGGGAAGAAGCCAGACACAGACTTTCCTCAGTTTCCTCCTTATTCCCTGTGTGCTGCTAGCCCCTTTGTGCAAGGGGCTCCAGGATTTTCTTATGACCCCTACCGTGTACATTTAGTGGAGCCACCCTTCAAGGAAGACAAGGGCGCTGCTGCTTCCATCAAGGAACCAACTGTAGATAAGGCCCCGCCACCCGAGAAAGCTCCCCCTCCTCCAAGACCATCCATGACACCCCGCCGGCCATCTCCTGAGCCACCCCCCGCATTGACCAAGGACCTTGAATGCAAGGAGGAACCCAAGCCGGAGACCAAATTTGGTCCTTATGATTCGCTGTATGAGCGGCGGTTATTCTATCTGCCCCCTGAGCAGGCAGCGCCCCCTCCTGCTCCTGCAGAAATTGTGCCCAAGGAAGTTGTGCATCCTCCTAAGAGTGTGACACACAAACCACCACGCACGCCCAAGGAACATAAGGAGAAGGAAACGGGTGGCCAGAAGCCCACCATGGAGACAACGGGGCCGCCACCGCCAGCTAACTACGCCTACCTGCACCCAGGCTACCTACCGTCGCACTTCACACCACACATGGCCTTTGAGCCGGTGTACCGGAGCCTGTCTACACCCTATGGAGCGTCTCCGTACCTGCGCTTCCATGTCCCTCCCCCTGAGGTACCCCCACAGGCGCCAGGACCACCCGTAGCACCGCCACAGGGACCGCCAAAGGCACTTGACCTTCTGCACCAAGTGTCCCAGCACTATGG CAACCACAAGATACACGAGCTCCAGGAGCGTGCAGCAGCTTCACCATCTCCACATATGGCTGGGGAGCGTCCTCCAAAAGGGGGTCCTCCCGAGAAGGGTCCTCCGTCGCGGAGTGTTGGAAGTGAGGGGTCATCCTCTGTGGGGCCTCCCCCTGTGGTGATGGGGGGTGCTGCCGACCTGGCAAAAGGTGTGCTTGGGCCAGGACCTGCAGCCATGGGTCCACAAGGCCCTGGTGGCCTTCCTCCGGGAGTGGCAGTTCCTCCTGGCGGTGTGACGGGGTCGCCCAGCACTGCCACTGATGGGTCGTCCCGATCACCTCCTCCCCAGAGGCACCTTCACACACACCACCACACCCACGTAGGAGTTGGGTACCCCATTTACGACCCGTATGGAG
- the LOC139054671 gene encoding zinc finger protein 609-like isoform X2: MKDPPPGACCASSAVDGQPGGSHQGALTGAAAPSGGGGFDDDYNEWELGIGDLIIDLDADIEKSNDPMASSSAAASPPVEHQATVDKGLKMKIKRKNLAKHEIVKAQDTGASPPPLAPLPSTKHSSSSVSSTSSSSSSSKSSGRSGSHKKKRIENGASPPRLQCSLGAPLPPPPPSLSPPPAPTVPPSSQAPPTTSAVPPAPVEQMAANGVPSSPPEESSSVPAASAAPPAPEEAAAAADATKRVIKVECPGSPAKVVAASTSVERKDSGVLCTSVGTITEPDCLGPCEPGTSVTLEGIVWQETEGGVLVVNVTWRGKTYVGTLLDCTRHDWAPPRFCESPTSDLDAKGGLPKGGRPKRARGDAEASARAAPVQGKLRNGKGRRFAVPCSPAKNEGRRRSKPPELELSPPDKKRARARSTPTPEAPCSPALILCPEPNCGKKYKHINGLRYHQSHAHGCGDAKGGEEETSDGGEEGSRPPSPDSVPPAEEAPQTPAPVQVPAPAPASAAPAALAALPTTPVSATPSPAPPMPPTSPVSVTVSIPTSQVFSFVPASVPRASTPPRQSVVCGPATPCSPESPHANVAPSSPAKVLTATVETPPLQSDPNRPHKRPHKKSKSRKPEGNGSLVMQDEVGPEGAPPSLTESGPPQEQAPPHLEESVQSPAYSDISDDAAPLLEAAKDKEPPRTSSELYGVYPYFGQPPYLLPGVQAPEAKPVSIAGPGSAVEEDSKTDVSSRDKSTKEAGTSRSQEGKKPDTDFPQFPPYSLCAASPFVQGAPGFSYDPYRVHLVEPPFKEDKGAAASIKEPTVDKAPPPEKAPPPPRPSMTPRRPSPEPPPALTKDLECKEEPKPETKFGPYDSLYERRLFYLPPEQAAPPPAPAEIVPKEVVHPPKSVTHKPPRTPKEHKEKETGGQKPTMETTGPPPPANYAYLHPGYLPSHFTPHMAFEPVYRSLSTPYGASPYLRFHVPPPEVPPQAPGPPVAPPQGPPKALDLLHQVSQHYGNHKIHELQERAAASPSPHMAGERPPKGGPPEKGPPSRSVGSEGSSSVGPPPVVMGGAADLAKGVLGPGPAAMGPQGPGGLPPGVAVPPGGVTGSPSTATDGSSRSPPPQRHLHTHHHTHVGVGYPIYDPYGVPPSPWKQAPPQRPYRVMP, translated from the exons ATGAAAGACCCTCCCCCGGGGGCCTGCTGTGCGTCGTCGGCGGTGGATGGCCAGCCGGGCGGTAGCCACCAGGGGGCCTTGACCGGGGCGGCGGCGCCCTCTGGCGGCGGCGGCTTCGATGACGACTACAACGAGTGGGAGTTGGGCATCGGGGATCTCATTATCGACCTGGACGCCGACATAGAGAAGAGCAACGACCCCATGGCCTCCTCCTCGGCCGCGGCCTCCCCGCCCGTCGAGCACCAG GCAACCGTGGACAAGGGTCTTAAGATGAAGATCAAGCGGAAGAACCTGGCCAAGCACGAAATAGTAAAGGCGCAAGACACTGGTGCATCCCCACCACCTTTGGCACCACTGCCAAGCACTAAGCACTCATCATCGTCTGTGTCGTccacgtcgtcgtcatcatcatcatccaagaGCAGTGGCCGCAGTGGATCTCACAAGAAGAAGCGCATCGAGAACGGGGCATCTCCCCCACGCCTTCAGTGTTCTCTGGGAGCtccacttcctcctcctcccccctctcTGTCCCCTCCTCCCGCCCCCACTGTTCCTCCATCATCCCAGGCACCCCCCACCACCTCAGCTGTCCCCCCTGCCCCCGTGGAGCAGATGGCTGCCAACGGTGTGCCGTCATCGCCACCGGAAGAAAGCAGCAGCGTGCCTGCTGCCTCAGCGGCCCCCCCGGCACCAGaggaagctgctgctgctgccgatgcgACTAAGCGAGTGATAAAG GTGGAGTGCCCGGGCAGTCCTGCAAAGGTTGTGGCGGCAAGTACCAGTGTAGAGCGGAAGGACAGTGGCGTGCTGTGCACGTCGGTGGGAACCATCACCGAGCCCGATTGTCTAGGGCCCTGTGAGCCTGGAACCAGTGTCACTCTTGAAGGCATTGTCTGGCAGGAGACGGAAGGCG GTGTGCTGGTGGTGAACGTGACATGGCGAGGCAAGACATACGTGGGCACCCTGCTGGACTGCACAAGGCACGACTGGGCCCCTCCACGGTTTTGTGAGTCTCCCACTAGCGACTTGGATGCTAAGGGTGGCCTCCCCAAGGGGGGACGTCCAAAGAGGGCTCGGGGTGATGCCGAAGCGTCGGCCCGTGCAGCTCCTGTCCAAGGAAAGCTTCGCAACGGGAAAGGGCGCCGATTTGCAGTCCCCTGCAGTCCAGCCAAGAATGAGGGTCGCCGCCGGAGCAAGCCACCAGAGCTGGAGCTTAGTCCTCCTGACAAGAAGAGGGCTCGTGCACGGAGTACACCCACGCCTGAGGCTCCCTGTTCTCCGGCCCTCATCCTGTGCCCGGAGCCCAACTGCGGCAAGAAGTACAAACACATCAATGGCCTGCGCTACCACCAGAGTCATGCGCATGGGTGTGGGGATGCAAAGGGGGGTGAGGAGGAGACCTCTGATGGTGGAGAAGAAGGCAGCCGGCCCCCCAGTCCTGATTCGGTGCCTCCTGCAGAGGAGGCCCCTCAGACGCCTGCACCGGTGCAGGTACCAGCACCGGCACCGGCatcagcagcaccagcagcactaGCAGCATTGCCGACAACACCAGTGTCGGCGACACCCTCCCCCGCACCCCCCATGCCCCCCACTTCCCCTGTGTCTGTCACTGTCAGCATCCCCACTTCGCAAGTGTTTTCATTTGTGCCAGCGAGTGTGCCACGAGCTTCCACTCCCCCGCGTCAGTCTGTTGTGTGTGGTCCTGCAACCCCGTGTTCTCCCGAGTCACCTCATGCAAATGTGGCACCCTCAAGTCCAGCAAAGGTGCTCACAGCGACTGTGGAGACTCCTCCTCTGCAGTCTGACCCCAACCGACCCCACAAGAGACCTCACAAAAAAAGCAAGAGCCGCAAGCCGGAAGGCAATGGCTCACTGGTTATGCAGGATGAGGTAGGGCCTGAAGGTGCACCACCTTCCCTCACAGAGTCTGGACCCCCACAAGAGCAGGCCCCACCTCACCTGGAGGAGAGTGTTCAGAGTCCAGCATATTCGGACATATCTGATGATGCTGCTCCTCTGTTAGAAGCAGCAAAGGATAAAGAGCCTCCTCGCACATCCTCCGAACTGTATGGTGTGTACCCTTACTTTGGGCAACCCCCATACCTTCTTCCTGGGGTGCAGGCACCTGAGGCAAAGCCTGTGTCCATAGCTGGACCAGGATCTGCAGTTGAAGAAGATTCAAAGACGGATGTCAGCAGTCGGGACAAATCAACCAAGGAAGCTGGCACTTCCCGTTCCCAGGAAGGGAAGAAGCCAGACACAGACTTTCCTCAGTTTCCTCCTTATTCCCTGTGTGCTGCTAGCCCCTTTGTGCAAGGGGCTCCAGGATTTTCTTATGACCCCTACCGTGTACATTTAGTGGAGCCACCCTTCAAGGAAGACAAGGGCGCTGCTGCTTCCATCAAGGAACCAACTGTAGATAAGGCCCCGCCACCCGAGAAAGCTCCCCCTCCTCCAAGACCATCCATGACACCCCGCCGGCCATCTCCTGAGCCACCCCCCGCATTGACCAAGGACCTTGAATGCAAGGAGGAACCCAAGCCGGAGACCAAATTTGGTCCTTATGATTCGCTGTATGAGCGGCGGTTATTCTATCTGCCCCCTGAGCAGGCAGCGCCCCCTCCTGCTCCTGCAGAAATTGTGCCCAAGGAAGTTGTGCATCCTCCTAAGAGTGTGACACACAAACCACCACGCACGCCCAAGGAACATAAGGAGAAGGAAACGGGTGGCCAGAAGCCCACCATGGAGACAACGGGGCCGCCACCGCCAGCTAACTACGCCTACCTGCACCCAGGCTACCTACCGTCGCACTTCACACCACACATGGCCTTTGAGCCGGTGTACCGGAGCCTGTCTACACCCTATGGAGCGTCTCCGTACCTGCGCTTCCATGTCCCTCCCCCTGAGGTACCCCCACAGGCGCCAGGACCACCCGTAGCACCGCCACAGGGACCGCCAAAGGCACTTGACCTTCTGCACCAAGTGTCCCAGCACTATGG CAACCACAAGATACACGAGCTCCAGGAGCGTGCAGCAGCTTCACCATCTCCACATATGGCTGGGGAGCGTCCTCCAAAAGGGGGTCCTCCCGAGAAGGGTCCTCCGTCGCGGAGTGTTGGAAGTGAGGGGTCATCCTCTGTGGGGCCTCCCCCTGTGGTGATGGGGGGTGCTGCCGACCTGGCAAAAGGTGTGCTTGGGCCAGGACCTGCAGCCATGGGTCCACAAGGCCCTGGTGGCCTTCCTCCGGGAGTGGCAGTTCCTCCTGGCGGTGTGACGGGGTCGCCCAGCACTGCCACTGATGGGTCGTCCCGATCACCTCCTCCCCAGAGGCACCTTCACACACACCACCACACCCACGTAGGAGTTGGGTACCCCATTTACGACCCGTATGGAG